From Pseudomonas hefeiensis, one genomic window encodes:
- a CDS encoding amino acid ABC transporter permease — protein MTSHTFKPDMPPPSKVFGPVAWMRANMFSSWLNTLLTLFAFYLIYLVVPPIISWAILDANWVGTTQADCTKEGACWVFIQQRFGQFMYGYYPADLRWRVDLTVWLAVIGVAPLFISRFPRKAVYGLSFLVLYPIIAWCLLHGGVFGLATVSTSQWGGLMLTLVIATVGIAGALPLGIVLALGRRSNMPAIRVVCVTFIEFWRGVPLITVLFMSSVMLPLFLPEGMNFDKLLRALIGVILFQSAYVAEVVRGGLQAIPKGQYEAAAAMGLGYWRSMGLVILPQALKMVIPGIVNTFIALFKDTSLVIIIGLFDLLNSVKQAAADPKWLGMATEGYVFAALVFWIFCFGMSRYSMHLERKLDTGHKR, from the coding sequence ATGACATCCCATACTTTCAAACCTGATATGCCGCCACCGAGCAAAGTGTTCGGGCCGGTGGCATGGATGCGTGCGAACATGTTCTCCAGCTGGCTCAACACCTTGCTGACACTGTTCGCGTTCTACCTGATTTACCTCGTGGTTCCCCCGATCATCAGTTGGGCGATCCTGGATGCCAACTGGGTCGGCACCACCCAGGCTGACTGCACCAAGGAGGGCGCCTGCTGGGTGTTCATCCAGCAGCGCTTTGGCCAGTTCATGTACGGCTACTACCCGGCGGACCTGCGCTGGCGCGTGGACCTGACTGTGTGGCTGGCGGTCATCGGCGTGGCACCGTTGTTCATCTCGCGCTTTCCGCGCAAGGCGGTCTACGGCCTGAGCTTCCTGGTGCTGTATCCGATCATCGCCTGGTGCCTGCTGCACGGTGGCGTGTTCGGTCTGGCCACCGTGTCGACCAGCCAATGGGGCGGCCTGATGCTGACCCTGGTCATCGCCACCGTCGGTATTGCCGGGGCTTTGCCGCTGGGCATCGTGCTGGCTTTGGGCCGACGCTCGAACATGCCGGCGATCCGCGTGGTCTGCGTGACCTTCATCGAGTTCTGGCGTGGCGTGCCGTTGATCACGGTGTTGTTCATGTCCTCGGTGATGCTGCCGCTGTTCCTGCCTGAAGGCATGAACTTCGACAAACTGCTGCGGGCACTGATCGGCGTGATCCTGTTCCAGTCGGCCTACGTGGCTGAAGTGGTGCGTGGTGGCCTGCAAGCCATTCCCAAAGGTCAGTACGAAGCGGCCGCGGCGATGGGCCTGGGCTACTGGCGCAGCATGGGCCTGGTGATTTTGCCGCAAGCCCTGAAGATGGTGATCCCGGGTATCGTCAACACCTTCATCGCGTTGTTCAAGGACACCAGCCTGGTAATCATCATCGGCCTGTTCGATCTGCTCAACAGCGTGAAACAAGCTGCCGCCGACCCGAAATGGCTGGGCATGGCCACCGAAGGCTATGTGTTCGCCGCCTTGGTGTTCTGGATTTTCTGTTTTGGTATGTCCCGCTATTCCATGCATTTGGAACGCAAGCTGGACACTGGCCACAAGCGTTAG
- a CDS encoding amino acid ABC transporter ATP-binding protein, with translation MSEAIKQPVSPEGIIQMQGVNKWYGQFHVLKDINLNVQQGERIVLCGPSGSGKSTTIRCLNRLEEHQQGRIVVDGVELTNDLKQIEAIRREVGMVFQHFNLFPHLTILQNCTLAPMWVRKMPKRKAEEIAMHYLERVRIPEQAHKYPGQLSGGQQQRVAIARALCMKPKIMLFDEPTSALDPEMVKEVLDTMIGLAEDGMTMLCVTHEMGFARTVANRVIFMDKGEIVEQAEPNDFFDNPQNDRTKLFLSQILH, from the coding sequence ATGAGTGAAGCGATCAAACAGCCTGTGAGCCCTGAAGGCATAATTCAGATGCAGGGCGTGAACAAGTGGTACGGCCAGTTCCACGTGTTGAAAGACATCAACCTGAACGTCCAGCAGGGCGAGCGTATCGTGTTGTGCGGCCCGTCGGGTTCCGGCAAGTCCACCACCATCCGCTGCCTCAACCGCCTGGAAGAGCACCAGCAGGGCCGCATCGTGGTTGATGGCGTGGAACTGACCAACGACCTCAAGCAGATCGAAGCGATCCGCCGTGAAGTCGGTATGGTATTCCAGCACTTCAACCTGTTCCCGCACCTGACCATCCTGCAGAACTGCACCCTGGCGCCGATGTGGGTACGCAAGATGCCCAAGCGCAAGGCCGAGGAAATCGCCATGCATTACCTGGAACGCGTGCGCATTCCAGAGCAGGCGCACAAATACCCGGGCCAGCTCTCCGGCGGTCAGCAGCAGCGTGTGGCCATCGCCCGTGCCCTGTGCATGAAACCGAAAATCATGTTGTTCGACGAACCGACTTCGGCGCTCGACCCGGAAATGGTGAAAGAGGTTCTGGACACCATGATCGGTCTGGCCGAAGACGGCATGACCATGCTTTGCGTGACCCACGAAATGGGCTTTGCCCGCACCGTGGCCAACCGCGTAATCTTCATGGACAAGGGTGAAATCGTCGAACAGGCCGAGCCGAACGACTTCTTCGACAACCCGCAGAACGACCGCACCAAGCTGTTCCTGAGCCAGATTCTGCATTGA
- a CDS encoding type II toxin-antitoxin system MqsA family antitoxin, with protein MKTQQCVNCGTQDAMQHFEGRSFTIDYKQVARQVHDIAGWECRVCGEIEFDHDTDSAQRYSRVSDQLLEDCSQAMGAEMKRIRRKLHLTQKDAVKLLSGGGHNAFSRYERGEIAPPQPLFMLMRLLDRHPHLMAEVHALSEGTDLKQLLAIRHPEQETVLTP; from the coding sequence ATGAAAACGCAGCAATGTGTCAACTGCGGTACTCAAGACGCAATGCAACACTTTGAGGGCCGTAGCTTTACCATCGACTACAAGCAGGTAGCACGGCAGGTGCACGACATCGCCGGGTGGGAGTGCCGGGTCTGTGGGGAAATCGAATTTGATCACGACACCGACAGCGCGCAACGTTACTCCCGCGTGAGCGATCAGTTGCTCGAAGATTGCTCCCAGGCGATGGGGGCAGAGATGAAACGCATCCGCCGTAAACTGCACCTCACACAAAAGGACGCGGTGAAGCTGCTGTCTGGCGGCGGACACAACGCCTTTTCCCGTTACGAGCGTGGCGAAATCGCCCCACCGCAACCATTGTTCATGTTGATGCGTCTGCTTGATCGTCACCCCCATCTGATGGCTGAGGTACACGCACTGAGCGAGGGCACTGATTTGAAGCAGTTGTTGGCTATCCGCCATCCGGAACAGGAAACCGTTCTGACACCCTGA
- a CDS encoding type II toxin-antitoxin system MqsR family toxin — translation MEKSTPHYDLTVVKAEVLRLGSKPFTMSAQQGARRMLLSTARMLRIIASLECRMLHKSMTTYADHRVWQDVYHTTFQDREIYIKVTYRPGGGHPVVSFKEKDQ, via the coding sequence ATGGAAAAGAGCACACCCCACTACGACCTGACAGTGGTCAAGGCAGAAGTCCTCAGGCTGGGAAGCAAGCCATTCACAATGAGCGCTCAGCAAGGCGCTCGAAGAATGTTGTTAAGCACTGCCCGGATGCTGCGAATCATTGCCTCGCTGGAGTGCCGGATGCTGCACAAATCGATGACGACCTATGCCGATCATCGAGTCTGGCAGGACGTTTATCACACAACATTTCAGGATCGGGAGATTTACATCAAGGTGACCTACCGCCCCGGCGGTGGGCATCCGGTAGTCTCCTTCAAGGAGAAAGACCAATGA
- a CDS encoding CynX/NimT family MFS transporter, with the protein MNPEPELSMSRDTLDRTTPTTPKRAAELEHLLIDAETDDEQTQQAHPLLGKPWLLLLGLILVALNLRPALSSMAPLLSEVSKSLGLSAAQAGLLTTLPVLCLGLFAPLAPVLARRFGAERVVLGILLALAGGIILRSSFGQVGLFAGSILAGASIGVIGVLLPGIVKRDFAKHAGAMTGVYTMALCLGAAMAAGATVPLSEHLGHSWAMGLGFWVVPALLAAVFWLPQVGQKHGAHQVAYRVRGLLRDPLAWQVTLYMGLQSSLAYIVFGWLPSILIGRGLTPTQAGLVLSGSVIVQLISSLAAPWLATRGKDQRLAIVIVMVMTLGGLFGCLYAPIEGLWGWAILLGLGQGATFSLALTLIVLRSRDAHVAANLSSMAQGFGYTLASMGPFAVGVVHDWTGGWSALGWIFGVIGLGAIIAGIGAGRTLYVGVESERVTDLR; encoded by the coding sequence ATGAACCCTGAACCAGAGCTTTCCATGTCCCGCGATACGCTTGACCGCACGACCCCGACGACGCCCAAACGCGCCGCAGAGCTTGAACATTTGCTGATCGACGCCGAAACCGATGATGAGCAGACCCAGCAGGCCCATCCATTGCTGGGCAAACCCTGGCTGTTACTGCTCGGGTTGATCCTGGTAGCGCTGAACCTGCGTCCGGCGCTGTCGAGCATGGCCCCGCTACTCAGCGAAGTTTCAAAAAGCCTTGGCTTGTCGGCTGCCCAGGCCGGTTTGCTGACCACGCTGCCAGTGCTTTGCCTGGGCCTGTTCGCACCGCTGGCGCCGGTGCTGGCGCGGCGCTTCGGAGCCGAACGCGTGGTGTTGGGAATCTTGCTGGCCCTGGCCGGCGGGATCATTTTGCGCAGTTCTTTCGGCCAGGTCGGCCTGTTTGCTGGCAGCATTCTGGCCGGTGCGAGCATTGGCGTGATCGGTGTGCTGTTGCCGGGCATCGTCAAGCGTGATTTCGCCAAACACGCCGGCGCCATGACCGGCGTCTACACCATGGCGCTGTGCCTGGGGGCGGCAATGGCGGCCGGGGCCACTGTGCCGTTGAGTGAACATCTGGGGCACAGTTGGGCGATGGGCCTGGGTTTCTGGGTGGTGCCGGCGCTGCTGGCCGCCGTGTTCTGGCTGCCGCAAGTGGGCCAGAAACACGGTGCTCATCAGGTGGCGTATCGGGTTCGCGGTTTGCTGCGTGATCCGTTGGCCTGGCAGGTGACGTTGTACATGGGGTTGCAGTCGTCCCTGGCCTACATCGTGTTCGGGTGGCTGCCGTCGATCCTCATTGGTCGTGGTCTGACGCCGACCCAGGCCGGGCTGGTGTTGTCCGGATCGGTCATCGTGCAACTGATCAGTTCCCTGGCGGCACCCTGGCTGGCGACCCGGGGCAAAGATCAGCGCCTGGCCATTGTGATCGTCATGGTCATGACCCTTGGCGGGCTGTTCGGATGCCTCTATGCGCCCATTGAAGGCTTGTGGGGTTGGGCGATCCTGCTGGGGCTCGGCCAGGGAGCAACGTTCAGCCTGGCGCTGACGCTGATCGTGCTGCGCTCGCGGGACGCCCATGTGGCCGCGAACCTTTCCAGCATGGCCCAGGGTTTCGGCTATACATTGGCGTCCATGGGGCCGTTCGCGGTCGGAGTGGTCCACGACTGGACCGGCGGCTGGAGTGCCCTGGGCTGGATCTTCGGCGTGATTGGTCTGGGCGCGATCATCGCGGGCATCGGCGCAGGCCGGACGTTGTACGTCGGGGTCGAGAGCGAAAGAGTCACTGACCTTCGTTGA
- a CDS encoding nuclear transport factor 2 family protein, with product MSDAHNALITRFYQAFQRLDADAMSACYTDDVVFSDPAFGELRGRDASDMWRMLTTRAKDFSLTFDNVRSDERTGGAHWVATYLFSQTGNTVVNDIQARFVFRDGKICEHHDSFDLWRWSRQALGAKGLLLGWTPLVRNAVRAQALKGLRAFQASR from the coding sequence ATGAGTGATGCCCACAACGCCTTGATCACCCGTTTTTATCAGGCCTTCCAGCGCCTGGACGCCGATGCCATGAGCGCCTGCTACACCGACGACGTGGTGTTCAGCGACCCGGCGTTCGGCGAACTGCGCGGGCGCGATGCCAGCGACATGTGGCGCATGCTCACCACCCGGGCCAAGGATTTTTCCCTGACCTTCGATAACGTGCGCAGCGATGAGCGTACCGGCGGCGCCCACTGGGTGGCGACTTACCTGTTCAGCCAGACCGGCAATACCGTGGTCAATGACATTCAGGCTCGTTTCGTGTTTCGCGACGGCAAGATCTGCGAGCACCACGACAGTTTTGACCTGTGGCGCTGGTCCCGCCAGGCGCTGGGCGCCAAGGGCCTGCTGCTGGGTTGGACGCCACTGGTGCGCAACGCCGTCAGGGCCCAGGCCCTCAAGGGGCTACGGGCGTTCCAGGCCAGTCGCTGA
- a CDS encoding GIY-YIG nuclease family protein: MTIANPSSELSGQAAAEPGKPWFVYLVRAANGSLYCGISDDPVRRFAKHQSGKGARFFLSSPAVALVYTEACRDKGEALRQERLIKKLKKSAKECLVVSASLFHQPR; this comes from the coding sequence GTGACGATCGCCAACCCATCCTCCGAACTGTCCGGGCAAGCCGCAGCCGAACCGGGCAAACCCTGGTTCGTCTACCTGGTGCGGGCCGCCAACGGGTCGCTGTACTGCGGCATCAGCGATGACCCGGTGCGGCGTTTCGCCAAGCATCAAAGCGGCAAGGGTGCGCGTTTTTTTCTCTCCAGTCCGGCGGTGGCGCTGGTGTACACCGAAGCCTGTCGCGACAAGGGTGAAGCCTTGCGCCAGGAGCGGCTGATCAAGAAACTCAAGAAAAGCGCCAAGGAATGCCTGGTGGTGAGTGCTTCGTTGTTCCATCAACCGCGCTGA
- a CDS encoding glutathione S-transferase family protein produces the protein MSELILHHYPASPFAEKARLLLGFKGLSWRSVHIPSMMPKPDLTALTGGYRKTPVLQIGADVYCDTALIARRLEQEKASPALFPEGREMITASFAAWADSVVFQHAVSLVFQPESVAVRFAKLPPEVIKTFISDRAGLFSGGTTTRLSAEQAKHQWPTIMARLEQQLQREEGDFLLGDPSIADFAMAHPLWFLKGTAVTAPLVDAYPAASAWLARVLGFGHGASNAMSSEEALEVARNATPAALPDESFEAPNGFTKGQQVAIAATDYGVDPVVGELLFAGCEELILRREDALGGVVHVHFPRFGFRIEAV, from the coding sequence ATGTCAGAGCTGATTCTTCATCATTACCCGGCATCTCCCTTCGCGGAGAAAGCCCGTTTGCTGCTGGGTTTCAAGGGCCTGTCCTGGCGTTCGGTGCATATCCCGTCAATGATGCCCAAGCCCGACTTGACGGCACTGACGGGTGGCTACCGCAAGACCCCGGTGCTGCAGATCGGCGCCGATGTCTATTGCGACACGGCCCTGATCGCCCGCCGACTGGAACAGGAAAAAGCTTCGCCCGCGCTGTTTCCCGAAGGTCGGGAGATGATTACCGCGTCCTTTGCTGCGTGGGCCGACTCGGTGGTGTTCCAGCATGCGGTGAGTCTGGTGTTCCAGCCTGAGTCGGTGGCGGTGCGTTTCGCCAAGCTACCACCTGAAGTGATCAAGACGTTTATCAGCGATCGTGCCGGGTTATTCAGTGGCGGTACGACCACGCGTCTGTCTGCCGAACAGGCCAAGCACCAATGGCCAACCATCATGGCGCGTCTTGAGCAACAGTTGCAGCGCGAGGAGGGTGACTTCCTGTTGGGTGATCCATCAATTGCCGACTTCGCCATGGCTCACCCGCTGTGGTTTCTCAAAGGCACTGCGGTGACTGCGCCGCTGGTGGACGCCTACCCGGCGGCCTCGGCATGGCTGGCGCGAGTGCTGGGTTTTGGCCATGGCGCGTCGAACGCGATGAGTTCCGAAGAGGCTTTGGAAGTGGCTCGCAACGCTACGCCGGCAGCGCTGCCAGATGAGTCATTCGAGGCGCCGAACGGGTTCACGAAAGGGCAGCAGGTGGCGATCGCCGCCACCGATTATGGCGTCGACCCGGTGGTCGGAGAGTTGTTGTTTGCCGGTTGTGAAGAGCTGATCCTGCGTCGCGAAGACGCGCTTGGCGGGGTGGTGCATGTGCACTTTCCGCGGTTCGGGTTTCGGATCGAGGCGGTCTGA
- a CDS encoding glutaredoxin family protein, producing MLAKVLKKFLLILLVVVAYQNWGKIERVFNPSQMLPEQIRANARVVLYATDWCGYCKATRRFLDEKGVPYREFDIEKDAQARKAYEALGGRGIPILEVNGTLIRGFEPQNILEALSAK from the coding sequence ATGCTCGCAAAGGTCCTGAAGAAGTTTCTACTGATTCTGCTGGTGGTTGTGGCGTACCAGAACTGGGGCAAGATCGAGCGGGTGTTCAACCCCTCGCAGATGCTGCCTGAACAGATCAGGGCCAATGCCCGGGTCGTGCTGTATGCCACCGACTGGTGCGGTTACTGCAAGGCGACCCGGCGGTTCCTGGATGAAAAAGGCGTGCCCTATCGCGAGTTCGATATCGAGAAAGATGCCCAGGCGCGCAAGGCCTATGAGGCGCTGGGCGGGCGCGGGATCCCGATTCTGGAGGTGAATGGCACGTTGATTCGTGGGTTTGAGCCGCAGAACATTCTCGAGGCACTGTCCGCGAAATAG
- the yejK gene encoding nucleoid-associated protein YejK, whose product MPIRHCIVHLIDKKPDGTPAVLHARDSELSESTAIENMLADLNESYNAKQGKAWGFFHAESGAHPFSGWLKEYLDGGKDFTAFSRVAVEHLQKLMEESNLSVGGHVLFAHYQQGMTDYLAIALLHHSEGVAVTDELDVTPSRHLDLGQLHLAARINVSEWQNNKQSRQYISFIKGKNGKKVSEYFRDFIGCQEGVDGPGETRTLLKAFSDFVESEDLPEDDAREKTKTLVDYASSQAKLGEPMGLEELSELIDEDRPKAFYDHIRNKDYGLSPEIPADKRTLNQFRRFTGRAEGLSISFEAHLLGSKIEYDEEAGTLIIKGLPTALTDQLKRRN is encoded by the coding sequence ATGCCGATCCGTCATTGCATCGTCCACCTGATCGACAAAAAACCCGACGGCACACCCGCTGTGCTCCATGCCCGTGACTCCGAGCTGAGCGAGTCCACCGCCATCGAGAACATGCTCGCCGACCTCAACGAGAGCTACAACGCCAAGCAAGGTAAGGCCTGGGGCTTCTTCCATGCCGAGTCCGGGGCGCATCCGTTCAGTGGCTGGCTCAAGGAGTACCTTGACGGTGGCAAGGATTTCACCGCGTTCAGTCGCGTGGCGGTGGAGCATCTGCAAAAGCTGATGGAGGAGTCCAACCTGTCGGTGGGCGGCCACGTGTTGTTTGCGCATTATCAACAGGGCATGACCGATTACCTGGCGATCGCCCTGCTGCACCACAGCGAAGGCGTGGCGGTCACCGACGAACTGGACGTGACCCCGTCCCGTCACCTTGATCTGGGCCAGTTGCACCTGGCGGCGCGAATCAATGTGTCGGAATGGCAGAACAACAAACAGTCCAGGCAGTACATCTCGTTCATCAAGGGCAAGAACGGCAAGAAGGTCTCGGAGTACTTCCGCGACTTCATCGGCTGCCAGGAAGGCGTCGACGGCCCCGGCGAAACCCGCACTCTGCTCAAGGCCTTCAGTGACTTCGTCGAAAGCGAAGACCTGCCTGAAGACGACGCCCGGGAAAAAACCAAGACCCTGGTGGATTACGCCAGCAGCCAGGCCAAGCTCGGCGAGCCGATGGGCCTGGAAGAACTCTCCGAACTGATCGACGAAGATCGCCCGAAAGCCTTCTACGACCACATCCGCAACAAGGACTACGGCCTGTCGCCGGAGATTCCGGCGGATAAACGCACCCTCAACCAGTTCCGCCGCTTCACCGGCCGCGCCGAAGGCTTGTCCATCAGCTTCGAAGCTCACTTGCTCGGTTCCAAGATCGAATATGACGAAGAAGCCGGCACGCTGATCATCAAGGGCCTGCCCACGGCGCTGACCGATCAGCTCAAGCGCCGCAACTGA
- a CDS encoding HU family DNA-binding protein, whose amino-acid sequence MALTKDQLIADIAEAIDAPKTTARNALDQLGQIVADQLENGGEITLPGIGKLKVTERPARTGRNPSTGAAIEIAAKKVVKFVPAKALTDGINK is encoded by the coding sequence ATGGCTCTTACTAAAGACCAACTGATCGCTGACATCGCTGAAGCTATCGACGCGCCGAAAACCACCGCGCGTAACGCTTTGGACCAACTGGGTCAGATCGTTGCTGATCAGCTGGAAAATGGCGGTGAAATCACTTTGCCAGGTATCGGCAAGCTGAAAGTCACCGAGCGTCCTGCCCGTACCGGCCGCAACCCTTCGACTGGCGCAGCCATCGAAATCGCTGCCAAGAAAGTTGTGAAGTTCGTTCCAGCCAAAGCGCTGACCGACGGCATCAACAAGTAA
- the rlmF gene encoding 23S rRNA (adenine(1618)-N(6))-methyltransferase RlmF, translating into MTAPRTPKPARSKPNPATEAKAPREKASLHPRNRHQGHYDFPALIKSTPELAKFVIINPYGKESIDFASPDAVRVFNRALLKSFYGIAHWDIPADYLCPPVPGRADYVHLLADLLASHNEGTIPRGAAVKVLDIGTGANCVYPLIGHSDYRWHFLGSEIDPTAIASAKAIVQSNGLNKAIQLRQQANRKHILLGLLEEAERFDLTMCNPPFHASLEEATKGSQRKWRALGKADPKRKLPVLNFGGQAAELWCEGGEVRFVTQLISESAQLARQVLWFSTLVSKASNLPAIQTALKKAGALHSQVVEMSQGQKQSRFVAWTFQTEAQQQAWRQSHWVHKN; encoded by the coding sequence ATGACCGCCCCTCGCACGCCCAAGCCAGCACGCTCCAAGCCCAACCCCGCCACCGAGGCCAAAGCGCCGCGGGAGAAGGCCAGCCTGCACCCGCGCAATCGCCACCAGGGCCATTACGACTTCCCGGCATTGATCAAGTCCACGCCCGAGTTGGCGAAGTTCGTGATCATTAACCCATACGGCAAGGAAAGCATCGACTTCGCCAGCCCCGACGCCGTGCGGGTGTTTAACCGAGCGCTGCTCAAGTCCTTCTATGGCATCGCCCATTGGGACATTCCAGCGGATTACCTGTGCCCTCCAGTCCCCGGGCGTGCGGATTATGTGCATTTGCTCGCCGATTTGCTGGCCAGCCACAACGAAGGCACGATCCCACGCGGGGCGGCGGTGAAAGTGCTGGACATCGGCACCGGCGCCAACTGCGTGTATCCGCTGATCGGCCACAGCGATTACCGCTGGCACTTCCTCGGTTCGGAGATCGACCCGACCGCCATCGCTTCGGCCAAGGCCATTGTCCAGTCCAACGGGCTGAACAAAGCCATCCAGTTGCGCCAGCAGGCCAACCGCAAGCACATTCTTTTGGGCTTGCTGGAAGAGGCCGAGCGGTTCGACCTGACGATGTGTAACCCGCCGTTCCACGCCTCCCTGGAGGAAGCCACCAAGGGCAGCCAGCGCAAATGGCGCGCGCTGGGCAAGGCCGATCCGAAACGCAAACTGCCGGTGCTGAACTTCGGCGGTCAGGCCGCAGAGCTTTGGTGCGAAGGCGGAGAAGTCCGGTTCGTGACCCAGTTGATCAGCGAAAGCGCACAACTGGCCCGGCAGGTGCTGTGGTTCAGTACGCTGGTGTCGAAGGCATCGAACCTGCCGGCGATTCAAACAGCCTTGAAAAAGGCCGGGGCGCTACACAGCCAGGTCGTAGAAATGTCCCAAGGGCAGAAGCAGAGCCGCTTCGTGGCCTGGACCTTCCAGACCGAGGCCCAGCAACAGGCGTGGCGCCAGTCGCATTGGGTACACAAGAACTGA